Proteins from a genomic interval of Sphingomonas sp. Y38-1Y:
- the leuC gene encoding 3-isopropylmalate dehydratase large subunit, with protein sequence MASKPLTLYEKIWADHLVERRDDGTCLIYIDRHLVHEVTSPQAFAGLRAAGRPVRRPELTLAVPDHNLPTTPRVDAAGRRLPIADPASAQQLDMLERNTAEFGVRYIGATDAEQGIVHVVGPEQGFTLPGTTLVCGDSHTSAHGALGALAFGIGTSEVEHVLATQTLLLQQSKTMEVRVDGTLGFGVSAKDVILAIIGRIGAAGGTGHVIEYTGEVIRGLSVEGRLTVSNMSIEGGARAGLIAPDETTFAYLKGRPMAPTGEAWDRAVAYWRTLPTDPGARYDARVVLDGSEIAPSLTWGTSPEDVVPITGVVPEPESFADPSKQAAARKSLDYMGLTPGTRMQDVGIEHVFIGSCTNSRIEDLRAAAAVVEGRRIADRIRQALVVPGSGLVKRQAEAEGLDRIFTEAGFEWREPGCSMCLAMNPDKVPAGERCASTSNRNFVGRQGPGARTHLVSPAMAAAAAVTGRLTDVRDLVAGG encoded by the coding sequence ATGGCCAGCAAACCCCTCACCCTTTACGAGAAGATCTGGGCCGACCATCTGGTCGAGCGCCGGGACGACGGCACCTGCCTCATCTATATCGACCGCCACCTGGTGCATGAGGTGACGAGCCCACAGGCGTTCGCCGGGCTGCGCGCCGCCGGTCGCCCGGTCCGCCGACCCGAGCTGACGCTGGCCGTGCCCGATCACAACCTGCCGACAACGCCCCGCGTCGATGCCGCCGGCCGGCGCCTGCCGATCGCCGATCCAGCAAGCGCGCAGCAGCTCGACATGCTCGAGCGCAACACCGCCGAGTTCGGCGTCCGCTACATCGGCGCGACCGATGCAGAGCAGGGCATCGTCCATGTCGTCGGCCCCGAACAGGGCTTCACCCTGCCCGGCACGACGCTCGTCTGCGGCGACAGCCATACTTCGGCACACGGGGCGCTCGGCGCCCTCGCGTTCGGGATCGGGACGAGCGAGGTCGAGCATGTCCTCGCGACGCAGACATTGCTCCTCCAGCAATCGAAGACGATGGAGGTGCGCGTCGACGGCACGCTCGGCTTCGGCGTCAGTGCCAAGGACGTGATCCTGGCGATCATCGGCCGCATCGGCGCGGCGGGCGGTACCGGCCATGTCATCGAATATACCGGCGAGGTGATCCGCGGCCTGTCGGTCGAGGGGCGGCTGACCGTCAGCAACATGTCGATCGAAGGCGGCGCGCGCGCCGGCCTGATCGCGCCCGACGAGACGACCTTCGCTTACCTCAAGGGCCGGCCGATGGCGCCCACGGGCGAGGCATGGGACCGCGCCGTCGCCTATTGGCGGACGCTGCCGACCGATCCCGGCGCCCGCTATGACGCGCGCGTCGTGCTGGACGGCAGCGAGATCGCGCCGTCGCTCACCTGGGGCACCAGCCCTGAGGATGTCGTGCCGATCACCGGCGTCGTGCCCGAGCCGGAGAGCTTCGCCGATCCGTCCAAGCAGGCCGCCGCGCGCAAGTCGCTCGACTATATGGGCCTGACCCCCGGTACGCGGATGCAAGACGTGGGGATCGAGCACGTCTTCATCGGCAGCTGCACCAACAGCCGCATCGAGGATCTGCGCGCCGCAGCCGCCGTCGTCGAAGGGCGCCGCATCGCCGACCGCATCCGCCAGGCGCTGGTCGTCCCGGGCTCGGGCCTGGTCAAGCGACAGGCGGAGGCCGAGGGGCTCGACCGCATCTTCACCGAGGCGGGGTTCGAATGGCGCGAGCCCGGCTGCTCGATGTGCCTGGCGATGAACCCCGACAAGGTGCCCGCGGGCGAACGTTGCGCTTCCACCTCGAACCGAAATTTCGTAGGGCGCCAGGGACCGGGGGCGCGAACGCACCTGGTCTCGCCCGCGATGGCGGCGGCGGCGGCGGTCACGGGACGGCTGACCGACGTGCGCGATCTGGTCGCGGGCGGATAA
- a CDS encoding N-acyl homoserine lactonase family protein, translated as MRLIAAILIAAATIGAAPLQAPSGVRLSAFECGRLVQPDLGRFNDTMLFAGERREFAAGCFIVRHPKGVLLWDTGLSAEMAARAPDRMTAGQPIAERLKALGLTPADVTHVGISHYHADHTGGARAFPDANLLIGAKDWAAVQAMAGDDPQRAALKPWTDGPAKVTPVTGDRDVFGDGSVMMLTMPGHTPGHSALLVRTARNGAVLISGDQYHFRENRPVRGVPTFNASRAETLASHDRFEGIAKNLKARVVIQHDPRDLAALPAFPKELD; from the coding sequence ATGCGCCTGATCGCCGCCATCCTGATCGCCGCCGCCACGATCGGCGCGGCGCCGCTACAGGCCCCTTCCGGCGTCCGTCTGTCCGCCTTCGAATGCGGCAGGCTGGTCCAGCCCGACCTTGGCCGCTTCAACGACACCATGCTGTTCGCTGGCGAGCGGCGCGAGTTCGCCGCGGGCTGCTTCATCGTCCGCCACCCCAAGGGCGTGCTGCTCTGGGATACGGGCCTCTCGGCCGAGATGGCGGCACGTGCGCCCGACCGGATGACCGCCGGCCAGCCGATCGCGGAGCGGTTGAAGGCGCTGGGCCTCACCCCTGCCGACGTCACCCATGTCGGCATCAGCCACTATCATGCCGACCATACCGGCGGCGCCCGCGCCTTTCCCGACGCGAACCTCCTGATCGGCGCAAAGGACTGGGCGGCCGTCCAGGCGATGGCAGGCGACGACCCGCAGCGCGCCGCGCTCAAGCCCTGGACCGATGGTCCCGCCAAGGTGACGCCCGTCACCGGCGACCGCGACGTGTTTGGCGACGGCAGCGTGATGATGCTGACGATGCCCGGCCACACGCCCGGCCATTCGGCGCTGCTGGTCAGGACGGCGCGCAACGGCGCGGTGCTCATCAGCGGCGACCAGTATCACTTCCGCGAGAACCGCCCGGTGCGCGGCGTGCCCACCTTCAACGCCAGCCGGGCCGAGACGCTGGCAAGCCACGATCGCTTCGAAGGCATCGCCAAGAACCTGAAGGCGCGCGTCGTCATCCAGCACGATCCGCGCGACCTTGCCGCCCTACCCGCTTTCCCCAAGGAACTCGACTGA
- the leuD gene encoding 3-isopropylmalate dehydratase small subunit, with the protein MRAVTRVEGRAYPFGAKNIDTDIIIPAHWLKTVTREGLGKGAFEALRREPGNLFDDPAYAGSPVLIAGENFGCGSSREHAAWALDDMGVRAVIAPSYSDIFSGNAVKNGIVPVVLPQDAIDRLVEVAREGAAVTVDLETMSVTTPYQDRFPFDMDPFRRQCLMEGLDEIGITLAKDTAISNFEATVRESRPWIAEGSRNAGVAVEGAGRT; encoded by the coding sequence ATGCGAGCCGTCACCCGCGTCGAGGGGCGCGCCTATCCCTTCGGTGCCAAGAATATCGACACCGACATCATCATCCCCGCGCACTGGCTGAAGACCGTCACGCGAGAGGGGCTGGGCAAGGGTGCGTTCGAGGCGCTGCGACGTGAGCCGGGCAATTTGTTCGACGACCCTGCATATGCCGGTAGCCCGGTCCTGATCGCGGGCGAGAATTTCGGCTGCGGCTCCAGCCGCGAACATGCCGCCTGGGCACTGGACGACATGGGCGTTCGCGCCGTGATCGCGCCGAGCTATTCGGACATCTTCTCGGGCAATGCGGTGAAGAACGGCATCGTCCCGGTCGTCTTGCCGCAGGACGCGATCGACCGGCTGGTCGAGGTGGCGCGTGAGGGGGCGGCCGTCACCGTCGATCTGGAGACGATGAGCGTCACCACCCCCTATCAAGACCGCTTCCCCTTCGACATGGATCCCTTTCGCCGACAGTGCCTGATGGAAGGGCTGGACGAGATCGGCATCACGCTGGCAAAAGATACCGCGATTTCGAATTTCGAGGCGACCGTTCGTGAGAGTCGCCCGTGGATCGCGGAAGGGAGCCGAAATGCGGGCGTTGCTGTCGAGGGTGCCGGGCGGACCTGA
- a CDS encoding NADPH:quinone oxidoreductase family protein: MRALLSRVPGGPETLELAELPDPAPGPGQVVVAVRACAINYPDVLIIEDKYQFKPPRPFAPGGEIAGVVEAVGEGVTGWAPGDRVIAVIGNGGLVEKVAVPAAQLHRLPDGRDFAEGAALLLTYATTIHALADRGGLAKGQTLLVLGAAGGVGLAAVELGKAMGARVVGAVSSETKAAAVREAGADDVIVYPRGPFDKEASKALAEQFKAAVGPKGADVIYDPVGGDYTEPALRAIAWEGRYLVVGFPAGIPKLPLNLTLLKSCDVCGVFWGAFAARDPKTNAAHVERLLEMWEAGRIAPRVTQRFPLARGGEAIAALTTREVVGKVVVETT; this comes from the coding sequence ATGCGGGCGTTGCTGTCGAGGGTGCCGGGCGGACCTGAAACTCTGGAACTGGCCGAGCTGCCCGATCCGGCACCCGGCCCCGGACAAGTCGTCGTCGCCGTTCGCGCCTGCGCGATCAACTATCCGGACGTCCTCATCATTGAGGACAAGTACCAGTTCAAGCCGCCCCGCCCCTTCGCCCCCGGCGGCGAGATCGCCGGCGTGGTCGAGGCGGTCGGCGAGGGCGTGACCGGCTGGGCACCGGGCGACCGGGTGATCGCGGTGATCGGCAATGGCGGCCTGGTCGAAAAGGTCGCGGTTCCCGCCGCGCAGCTCCACCGCCTGCCCGACGGGCGCGACTTCGCCGAGGGGGCGGCGCTGCTCCTCACCTATGCCACCACGATCCACGCGCTCGCCGATCGCGGGGGATTGGCCAAAGGACAGACGCTGCTGGTCCTCGGTGCCGCGGGCGGCGTCGGGCTCGCCGCGGTCGAGCTCGGCAAGGCAATGGGCGCGCGCGTGGTCGGTGCCGTCTCGTCCGAGACGAAGGCAGCGGCGGTGCGAGAAGCCGGCGCGGACGACGTCATCGTCTATCCGCGCGGCCCCTTCGACAAGGAAGCTTCCAAGGCGCTGGCCGAGCAGTTCAAGGCGGCGGTCGGGCCGAAGGGCGCGGACGTGATCTACGACCCCGTCGGCGGCGACTATACCGAGCCGGCGCTGCGCGCGATCGCGTGGGAGGGGCGCTATCTCGTCGTCGGCTTCCCTGCCGGCATCCCCAAGCTGCCGCTCAACCTGACGCTTCTCAAGAGCTGCGACGTCTGCGGCGTCTTCTGGGGCGCGTTCGCCGCACGCGATCCCAAGACGAATGCCGCGCATGTCGAGCGTCTGCTGGAAATGTGGGAGGCCGGACGCATCGCGCCGCGCGTCACCCAGCGCTTCCCGCTGGCCCGCGGCGGCGAGGCGATCGCGGCGCTGACGACGCGCGAGGTGGTCGGCAAGGTCGTCGTCGAAACGACCTGA
- a CDS encoding DUF1476 domain-containing protein gives MTTFDDRERAFEAKFARDEEMLFRVVARRNRLVGQWAAGLMKLTPEETEAYAKAVVQADFEEAGEEDVIRKLYGDLIAANIDVDEAAVRKALEDQTVEARRQLLEAP, from the coding sequence ATGACCACGTTCGACGACCGCGAGCGCGCATTCGAAGCGAAGTTCGCGCGCGATGAGGAAATGCTCTTCCGCGTCGTCGCACGCCGCAATCGCCTGGTCGGCCAGTGGGCCGCCGGCTTGATGAAGCTGACGCCCGAAGAGACCGAGGCCTATGCCAAGGCGGTGGTCCAGGCCGATTTCGAGGAAGCCGGCGAAGAGGACGTGATCCGCAAACTCTATGGCGACCTGATCGCCGCCAATATCGACGTCGACGAGGCCGCGGTGCGCAAGGCCCTGGAGGACCAGACGGTCGAGGCGCGTCGCCAGCTGCTAGAGGCACCCTGA
- a CDS encoding BolA family protein: MPMAAEEIEALIRAELPDAEVTITDLAGDGDHYAAHVVSGAFKGLSRVKQHQTVYAALGGRMGGVLHALQLTTAAPKE; this comes from the coding sequence ATGCCGATGGCGGCCGAAGAGATCGAGGCGCTGATCCGCGCCGAACTGCCCGATGCGGAAGTGACGATCACCGACCTGGCGGGTGACGGCGACCATTATGCCGCGCACGTCGTGTCGGGCGCGTTCAAGGGCTTAAGCCGGGTCAAGCAGCACCAGACCGTGTACGCGGCGCTGGGCGGCCGGATGGGCGGCGTGCTCCACGCACTCCAGCTCACCACCGCCGCGCCAAAGGAGTGA
- the grxD gene encoding Grx4 family monothiol glutaredoxin produces MTDEVQARLREIVQANDVVLFMKGSPLFPQCGFSSRAVAILNHLNADFESVDVLQDQGIRQGIKAFSDWPTIPQLYVHGEFVGGSDIMMEMYESGELQTLLGETGAAQA; encoded by the coding sequence ATGACCGATGAAGTGCAGGCGCGGTTGCGCGAGATCGTCCAAGCCAATGACGTGGTGCTGTTCATGAAGGGCAGTCCGCTGTTCCCCCAGTGCGGCTTTTCGAGCCGAGCGGTGGCGATCCTCAATCACCTGAACGCCGATTTCGAGAGCGTCGACGTGCTTCAGGATCAGGGGATACGCCAGGGGATCAAGGCGTTCAGCGACTGGCCGACGATCCCGCAACTCTATGTCCACGGGGAATTTGTCGGCGGCTCGGACATCATGATGGAGATGTACGAGTCGGGCGAACTCCAGACGCTCCTGGGTGAAACCGGCGCGGCGCAGGCCTGA
- a CDS encoding glycosyltransferase, translated as MLQQTGAAFAAEGRLRAGAPLILCDLTQSYSPAGGGGISTYLREKRDYVLRETPHHLLQIVPGPEDRVTVNGRHIFAEVGADPVRGSPNYRFILRTGIVRNLLAQYRPDVIESLCPWVLPWTAIHHRRAFPETTLVAGYRTDFPNAHVYRVGAEKFGETLGRGLRWLSYGYAEITYREFDWVYTLSEAARQPLGERGIHQTSVLPLGVDTTLFSPARRDAGYRAELGLPPGDGPLLAYAGRIDNEKRADRLVDMFRRLPPALGAAMVMIGDGKLRERLVAESAGLPIAFPGFENGRAELARALASSDIYVSAMADETFGVSVLEAQASGLPVVGVTGGAMPDRVPAGLGLLGPVDDVETMARNVAALWHGDPHGAGRRARAMVEAKFGWDRTFARLFDDIYPAAMAVSADRQARRQASRFASARPALPAGLVAA; from the coding sequence ATGCTCCAGCAGACCGGCGCCGCATTCGCGGCGGAGGGTCGGTTGCGCGCGGGCGCGCCGCTGATCCTGTGTGACCTGACGCAGAGCTACTCCCCCGCCGGCGGCGGCGGGATCAGCACGTATCTGCGCGAAAAGCGTGACTATGTGCTACGCGAGACGCCGCACCACCTGCTCCAGATCGTGCCGGGGCCAGAGGATCGGGTGACGGTCAACGGCCGCCACATCTTTGCGGAGGTCGGCGCCGATCCCGTGCGCGGCAGTCCCAATTACCGCTTCATCCTGCGCACCGGCATCGTCCGAAACCTGCTCGCACAGTATCGGCCCGACGTAATCGAGTCGCTGTGCCCCTGGGTGCTGCCCTGGACGGCGATCCATCACCGCCGCGCCTTTCCGGAAACGACACTGGTCGCGGGCTATCGCACCGACTTTCCCAACGCGCACGTCTATCGCGTCGGCGCGGAGAAGTTCGGCGAGACGCTGGGGCGCGGGCTGCGTTGGCTGTCCTATGGCTATGCCGAGATCACCTATCGCGAGTTCGACTGGGTCTACACGCTGAGCGAGGCAGCGCGGCAGCCGCTTGGCGAGCGTGGCATCCATCAGACGTCGGTCCTGCCGCTCGGCGTCGACACGACGCTGTTCAGTCCGGCTCGCCGCGACGCGGGCTATCGCGCCGAGCTCGGCCTACCGCCGGGCGATGGTCCGCTGCTCGCCTATGCCGGCCGCATCGACAACGAAAAGCGCGCCGATCGGCTGGTCGACATGTTCCGCCGCCTGCCGCCGGCGCTCGGCGCGGCGATGGTGATGATCGGCGACGGCAAGCTGCGCGAGCGGCTGGTCGCCGAGTCCGCCGGGCTGCCGATCGCCTTCCCCGGCTTCGAAAATGGCCGGGCCGAGCTCGCCCGTGCGCTCGCCTCGTCGGACATCTACGTCTCGGCGATGGCGGACGAGACGTTCGGCGTGTCCGTGCTGGAGGCGCAGGCGTCGGGGCTTCCCGTCGTCGGCGTGACCGGCGGTGCGATGCCCGACCGGGTGCCCGCGGGGTTGGGTCTGCTCGGCCCCGTTGACGATGTCGAGACGATGGCGCGCAACGTCGCGGCGCTGTGGCACGGCGATCCGCACGGAGCGGGCCGGCGCGCGCGCGCGATGGTCGAGGCGAAGTTCGGCTGGGATCGCACCTTCGCGCGCCTGTTCGACGACATCTATCCCGCCGCGATGGCGGTCAGCGCCGATCGCCAGGCACGCCGCCAGGCGAGCCGCTTCGCCTCGGCGCGGCCCGCGCTGCCTGCGGGGTTGGTGGCTGCCTGA
- a CDS encoding BlaI/MecI/CopY family transcriptional regulator, giving the protein MTERISDAEHAVMEVLWDESPLTAQEVAERVPADRDWSVNTVKTLLGRLLGKNIIAHEEDGRRYRYRPLVAREDYVSGESKKLIDRLFGGRLTPLVAHMAERDELTRDDIAEIEALLKELKQ; this is encoded by the coding sequence ATGACCGAGCGAATCAGCGATGCCGAACATGCGGTGATGGAGGTCCTGTGGGACGAGAGCCCGCTGACCGCGCAGGAAGTCGCCGAGCGGGTACCCGCCGATCGCGACTGGAGCGTCAACACCGTCAAGACGCTGCTCGGCCGGCTCCTGGGCAAGAACATCATCGCGCATGAAGAGGACGGCCGCCGCTATCGCTACCGGCCGCTGGTCGCGCGTGAGGACTACGTGTCGGGCGAGTCGAAGAAGCTGATCGACCGGCTGTTCGGCGGCCGCCTGACGCCGCTGGTCGCGCACATGGCGGAGCGCGACGAACTCACCCGCGACGACATCGCCGAGATCGAGGCGCTTCTGAAGGAACTCAAGCAATGA
- a CDS encoding M56 family metallopeptidase, with amino-acid sequence MIAWAIETFVATSLLMALVLVIRAPVRRAVGPQIAYALWALPLLRMLLPPMPAEWREAGVAPVALASEALAYYVDLPVAVDATPQAGLPWATMIVATWIVGALGFVAWHLIAYSRFCNRMKAGARRQASLVGGRVAMIESDGAAGPLAFGIWRKYVAFPADFAERYDELERDLALAHELGHHARGDLAANWAALAMLGFHWFNPLAWRAFRAFRADQEMACDALVLAGRHAALRHAYGRAIVKSAHGGAVSAACHLHTVNEIKGRLRMLTQHQKPRPQTARAGFAGIAALTLTGLALTASGTRAAENLKAKVEDKMGVSIDDIELPQLPLPPEPAAAPEAPAAIAAPEATEAPAAPRVIHISKDGKRTVIVRRGDPADAAEVARLTADAHRMADAARQAGEGARRAALAIRVPLVRSERCGGNGPTSYHQSSADGRTRVTIICTDRIERDVASANDAQRNAALIERQAERQARLAEQSAAWAERRAESNARLAEKRAELSARLAERNAERSQRLAEQHAERLAFASSTRGIVIARSSIRSARSAILADRDLTPEQRDQALKGMDEALAEMERDHGE; translated from the coding sequence ATGATCGCCTGGGCCATCGAAACCTTCGTCGCGACCTCGCTCCTGATGGCGCTGGTTCTCGTCATCCGCGCGCCCGTGCGCCGCGCGGTCGGGCCGCAGATCGCCTATGCGCTCTGGGCGCTTCCCCTGCTACGGATGCTGCTGCCGCCGATGCCCGCCGAGTGGCGCGAGGCGGGCGTGGCGCCGGTCGCGTTGGCGAGCGAGGCGCTGGCCTATTATGTCGACCTGCCCGTCGCGGTCGACGCGACGCCCCAGGCGGGCCTGCCCTGGGCGACAATGATCGTTGCCACGTGGATCGTCGGCGCCCTGGGCTTCGTCGCCTGGCATCTCATCGCCTATTCGCGCTTCTGCAACCGGATGAAGGCGGGCGCCCGCCGCCAGGCCTCCCTCGTCGGTGGGCGCGTGGCGATGATCGAGAGCGACGGTGCCGCCGGCCCGCTCGCCTTCGGCATCTGGCGCAAATACGTCGCCTTCCCGGCCGACTTCGCCGAACGGTACGACGAGCTCGAGCGCGACCTCGCGCTCGCGCACGAGCTTGGCCACCATGCCCGCGGCGACCTTGCCGCCAATTGGGCGGCGCTGGCGATGCTCGGCTTCCACTGGTTCAATCCGCTCGCGTGGCGCGCCTTTCGCGCCTTTCGCGCGGATCAGGAAATGGCCTGCGATGCGCTCGTGCTCGCCGGTCGTCACGCGGCGCTGCGCCATGCCTATGGCCGCGCCATCGTCAAGAGCGCGCATGGGGGCGCGGTCTCGGCGGCATGTCACCTTCACACCGTCAACGAGATCAAAGGTAGACTCCGCATGCTGACCCAGCACCAGAAACCCCGCCCCCAGACTGCCCGCGCCGGGTTCGCCGGCATCGCCGCGCTGACGCTCACCGGCCTCGCCCTCACCGCCTCCGGCACCCGCGCGGCCGAGAATCTGAAGGCGAAGGTCGAGGACAAGATGGGCGTGTCGATCGACGATATCGAACTGCCACAGCTTCCGCTCCCGCCCGAGCCCGCGGCGGCGCCCGAGGCACCCGCCGCGATCGCAGCCCCCGAAGCCACCGAGGCGCCCGCCGCCCCCCGCGTCATCCACATCAGCAAGGACGGCAAGCGCACGGTCATCGTCCGCCGCGGCGATCCTGCCGACGCGGCCGAGGTCGCCCGCCTGACCGCCGACGCGCACCGCATGGCCGATGCCGCGCGCCAGGCCGGCGAAGGCGCGCGCCGCGCCGCGCTGGCGATCCGGGTTCCGCTGGTGCGCAGCGAACGCTGCGGCGGCAATGGCCCGACAAGCTATCATCAGAGCAGCGCCGACGGTCGCACGCGCGTGACGATCATCTGCACCGATCGGATCGAGCGCGATGTCGCCAGCGCCAACGACGCCCAGCGCAACGCCGCGCTGATCGAGCGCCAGGCCGAACGTCAGGCGCGCCTCGCCGAGCAGAGCGCCGCCTGGGCCGAGCGTCGTGCGGAGTCGAACGCGCGTCTCGCCGAGAAGCGCGCCGAACTCAGCGCGCGGCTGGCGGAGCGGAACGCGGAACGCTCACAGCGTCTTGCCGAGCAGCATGCGGAGCGCCTCGCCTTTGCCAGCAGCACGCGCGGGATCGTGATCGCCCGCAGCTCGATCCGGAGTGCCCGCTCGGCGATCCTTGCCGACCGCGACCTGACCCCCGAACAGCGCGATCAGGCGCTCAAGGGCATGGACGAGGCGCTGGCCGAGATGGAGCGCGACCACGGAGAATAA
- the tgt gene encoding tRNA guanosine(34) transglycosylase Tgt, which translates to MPPRFAFTIHATDGRARLGEIAMQRGTIRTPAFMPVGTAATVKAMKPSDVRASGADILLGNTYHLMLRPTAERVARLGGLHQFMGWDRPILTDSGGYQVMSLAELTKRSEEGVAFKSHLDGARHLISPERSIEIQRLLGSDIVMAFDELVPTTSTRDVQAAAMERSMRWARRSREAFDAGGEHAGRAALFGIQQGALDERLRRASADALKDIGFDGYAVGGLAVGEGQEAMFGVLDYAPGQLDPAKPRYLMGVGKPDDIVGAVERGIDMFDCVLPTRSGRTGQAFTRNGPINIRNAKFGEDQGPLDPACACPVCGGFSRAYLHHLVRAGEILGAMLMTEHNLYFYQALMADLRAAIRAGTLADFAAAFRRDYLAERPAPTGVTTG; encoded by the coding sequence ATGCCGCCGCGCTTTGCCTTCACCATCCATGCGACCGACGGCCGCGCGCGCCTGGGCGAGATCGCGATGCAGCGCGGCACGATCCGCACGCCCGCCTTCATGCCGGTCGGCACCGCGGCGACCGTCAAGGCGATGAAGCCCAGCGATGTCCGCGCATCGGGCGCCGACATCCTGCTCGGCAACACCTATCACCTGATGCTGCGACCCACCGCCGAGCGGGTCGCGCGGCTGGGCGGGCTGCACCAGTTCATGGGCTGGGACCGGCCGATCCTGACCGACAGCGGCGGCTATCAGGTGATGAGCCTCGCCGAACTGACCAAGCGCAGCGAAGAGGGCGTGGCGTTCAAGAGCCACCTGGACGGCGCGCGGCACCTCATCAGTCCGGAGCGGTCGATCGAGATCCAGCGGCTGCTGGGCAGCGACATCGTCATGGCGTTCGATGAACTGGTGCCGACGACCTCGACCCGCGACGTGCAGGCCGCGGCGATGGAGCGGTCGATGCGCTGGGCCAGGCGCAGCCGCGAGGCGTTCGACGCCGGCGGCGAGCATGCCGGGCGAGCGGCCTTGTTCGGCATTCAGCAGGGTGCGCTGGACGAGAGACTTCGCCGGGCGTCGGCGGACGCGCTCAAGGACATCGGCTTCGATGGCTATGCCGTGGGCGGGCTGGCGGTCGGCGAGGGGCAGGAAGCGATGTTCGGCGTGCTCGACTATGCGCCGGGCCAGCTCGATCCGGCCAAGCCGCGTTACCTGATGGGCGTCGGCAAGCCCGACGACATCGTGGGTGCGGTCGAGCGCGGGATCGACATGTTCGACTGCGTACTGCCGACGCGCTCGGGGCGGACGGGCCAGGCGTTCACGCGGAACGGCCCGATCAACATCCGCAATGCGAAATTCGGCGAGGACCAGGGGCCGCTCGACCCCGCCTGCGCCTGTCCGGTGTGTGGCGGGTTCAGCCGCGCCTATCTCCACCATCTGGTCCGCGCGGGCGAGATCCTGGGCGCGATGCTGATGACCGAGCACAATCTCTATTTCTATCAGGCGCTGATGGCCGATCTGCGCGCGGCGATCCGCGCGGGGACGCTCGCCGACTTCGCCGCGGCGTTTCGGCGCGACTATCTGGCGGAGCGGCCGGCGCCGACAGGCGTTACGACAGGCTAG